In Pseudochaenichthys georgianus unplaced genomic scaffold, fPseGeo1.2 scaffold_762_arrow_ctg1, whole genome shotgun sequence, a genomic segment contains:
- the LOC139433628 gene encoding butyrophilin-like protein 3 — MIFLILLLLFLTPCVSGTFVVNVAQTSYQAEENQNITLEWTFSTRTDTNFRSISIYCEMSTESRPYVLFHLYKGDELPESQDPQFAGRVQWDKDVLPAGRLTLHVSRLRTSDSGFYVCAIRTPDGSNYSICWLDVTEFNLVAEGGT, encoded by the exons ATGATCTTCCTCATCCTgctgctcctcttcctcaccccCTGTGTCTCTG GAACATTTGTAGTGAATGTGGCTCAGACTTCCTATCAGGCAGAGGAGAACCAGAACATCACCCTGGAGTGGACCTTCAGCACCAGAACAGACACTAACTTCAGATCCATTTCTATCTACTGTGAGATGTCTACTGAGAGCAGACCCTACGTCCTGTTTCATCTATACAAAGGTGATGAACTCCCAGAGTCTCAGGATCCACAGTTTGCAGGACGAGTCCAGTGGGACAAAGACGTCCTCCCAGCAGGACGCCTCACACTTCATGTCTCCAGACTCAGGACCAGTGACTCTGGGTTTTATGTGTGTGCCATACGCACACCTGATGGGAGTAATTATAGCATATGCTGGCTCGACGTCACTG AATTTAATCTAGTGGCAGAAGGGGGGACCTGA